One window of Amaranthus tricolor cultivar Red isolate AtriRed21 chromosome 13, ASM2621246v1, whole genome shotgun sequence genomic DNA carries:
- the LOC130797939 gene encoding dihydroorotase, mitochondrial-like, with protein MINTSTLLYNASNLPISSIRRSNKLNIKAVKMELTLTRPDDWHLHLRDGDLLAAVAPYSARDFGRAIVMPNLRPPITTTADAIAYRESIMKVLPADSDFNPLMTLYLTDTTSPNEIKLAKESGVVYAVKLYPAGATTNSQDGVTDLFGKCLPALQEMAEQSMPLLVHGEVTDPDVDIFDREKVFIETVLRPLIQKLPRLKVVMEHITTADAVKFIETCKEGTVAATVTPQHLVLNRNSLFQGGLQPHYYCLPVLKREIHRQTILSAVTSGSKQYFLGTDSAPHERQRKESSCGCAGIFNAPVALSLYTKIFEEAGALEKLEAFTSFNGPDFYGLPRNTSKIKLTKRPWKVPERILFPSGEIVPMFAGQMLDWKPSF; from the exons ATGATAAACACTTCAACCTTGCTATACAAT GCATCAAATTTGCCTATTTCCAGCATTAGAAGGTCTAACAAGCTAAATATCAAAGCGGTCAAGATGGAACTGACTTTGACGCGCCCTGATGATTGGCATCTTCATCTCCGTGATGGAGACCTTCTTGCTGCTGTTGCTCCTTACAG CGCAAGAGACTTTGGAAGGGCAATTGTTATGCCAAATCTAAGACCTCCTATTACTACTACAGCTGATGCTATTGCTTACCGAGAGTCTATCATGAAAGTGTTGCCTGCTGATAGCGACTTCAATCCTCTCATGACACTCTATTTGACGGATACAACTAGCCCTAATGAGATCAAGCTTGCTA AGGAAAGTGGGGTGGTTTATGCTGTCAAATTGTACCCTGCTGGTGCAACAACTAATTCGCAGGATGGTGTGACTGATCTTTTCGGAAAGTGCTTGCCAGCACTCCAAGAGATGGCTGAACAAAGTATGCCTCTTTTG GTTCATGGGGAGGTTACTGATCCTGATGTAGATATATTTGATCGTGAAAAAGTTTTTATTGAGACAGTTTTAAGACCTTTAATTCAGAAATTACCACGACTAAAAGTTGTGATGGAGCATATCACTACGGCAGATGCGGTCAAGTTTATCGAAACATGCAAAGAAG GAACTGTAGCTGCCACTGTGACACCGCAACACCTTGTTTTGAATAGAAACTCTCTTTTCCAAGGAGGGCTTCAACCACATTACTATTGTCTTCCAGTTCTCAAAAGAGAAATTCATA GACAGACAATTCTTTCAGCAGTAACTAGTGGGAGTAAGCAATATTTTCTTGGTACTGATAGTGCACCTCATGAACGGCAAAGAAAAGAAAGTTCCTGTGGATGTGCTGGAATCTTTAATGCCCCAGTTGCTTTATCACTATATACCAAAATTTTTGAAGAG GCTGGTGCACTTGAAAAGTTAGAGGCATTTACGAGCTTCAATGGACCTGATTTCTATGGCCTTCCACGGAATACTTCAAAGATCAAGTTGACAAAACGGCCATGGAAAGTCCCAGAGCGTATACTTTTCCCTTCTGGAGAAATTGTCCCTATGTTTGCCGGACAAATGCTCGACTGGAAACCTTCATTTTGA
- the LOC130797940 gene encoding reticulon-like protein B12, producing the protein MAMETTVHELLGGGFVADVVLWRQRNITIGMLMMVLIVWLVFEESGYTLLSLISSVLLLLVTILFVWSKAASLLNRPAPPLPEINLTQEQVAEMGELVRKNINALVLVCRDVALGKDSRLYLRVAAWLLLISIVGGLTDIVSLCYISFVLVLTVPALYERYNEIIDKHMKNVYRCLQRIRVKLDYYIAMLRKLDLEKRQ; encoded by the exons ATGGCCATGGAAACAACTGTTCATGAGCTTCTTGGAGGTGGATTTG TGGCTGATGTGGTGCTATGGAGGCAAAGAAATATAACAATTGGAATGTTAATGATGGTACTGATTGTGTGGTTGGTATTTGAGGAATCTGGGTATACTCTGTTATCTCTTATATCTAGTGTTCTGCTGCTGTTGGTCACCATTTTATTTGTTTGGTCCAAAGCTGCTTCACTTCTTAACAG ACCTGCTCCACCTTTACCAGAGATAAATCTAACACAAGAACAAGTAGCGGAGATGGGTGAGCTCGTTCGTAAAAACATAAACGCATTGGTCTTAGTTTGTCGGGATGTTGCTTTGGGGAAAGATTCGAGGTTATATCTTAGAGTTGCTGCCTGGCTTTTGCTGATTTCTATTGTCGGAGGCTTGACCGATATTGTCTCGCTATGCTATATTT CCTTTGTTCTGGTTCTTACAGTTCCCGCGCTCTATGAGAGGTACAATGAGATAATTGATAAACACATGAAGAATGTGTACAGATGCTTGCAACGGATCCGTGTAAAGTTAGACTACTACATAGCTATGTTAAGGAAGCTGGATCTTGAAAAAAGGCAATGA